A DNA window from Halorubrum sp. DM2 contains the following coding sequences:
- the thiM gene encoding hydroxyethylthiazole kinase, which yields MSEARDPLADFDAERLGRALSAVGETKPLVHHLTNAVTTSETANVTLHWGGLPVMADAPAEAGDMAAGADAVVINTGTASRPDIDAMVDAGQRANEADVPVVLDPVGYGATPHRVASVGRLLDSVAFDAIKGNAGEIRGLAGEEATVRGVESVGEESGVAAAAEALATETGAVVVASGVEDVVADAERGTYGLAVGHERMGSFVGSGCMLASTLGTVTALAGRADAPIATPTEAALVATAAYGLAGERAAATEPAGPASYRTAFMDAVAATATDPPETGVADRASEI from the coding sequence ATGTCTGAGGCGCGCGACCCGCTCGCCGACTTCGACGCCGAGCGCCTCGGCCGGGCGCTGTCCGCGGTCGGCGAGACCAAGCCGCTCGTCCACCACCTCACGAACGCCGTGACGACGAGCGAGACGGCGAACGTCACGCTCCACTGGGGTGGGCTCCCGGTGATGGCCGACGCGCCGGCCGAGGCGGGCGACATGGCGGCCGGGGCCGACGCCGTCGTAATAAACACCGGCACGGCGAGCCGACCCGACATCGACGCCATGGTCGACGCCGGACAGCGGGCGAACGAGGCCGACGTGCCCGTCGTCCTCGATCCGGTCGGATACGGCGCGACGCCGCACCGCGTGGCGTCGGTCGGCCGGCTCCTCGATTCGGTCGCGTTCGACGCGATCAAGGGTAACGCCGGCGAGATCCGTGGCCTCGCGGGCGAGGAGGCGACGGTCAGGGGCGTCGAGTCCGTGGGCGAGGAGTCCGGCGTCGCGGCCGCCGCCGAGGCGCTGGCGACCGAGACCGGTGCCGTCGTCGTCGCGTCGGGCGTCGAGGACGTCGTCGCCGACGCGGAGCGGGGGACGTACGGACTCGCCGTCGGCCACGAGCGAATGGGGTCGTTCGTCGGCTCCGGCTGTATGCTCGCGAGCACGCTCGGAACCGTGACCGCGCTCGCCGGGCGGGCGGACGCCCCGATCGCGACGCCGACCGAGGCGGCTCTCGTCGCCACGGCGGCGTACGGACTGGCCGGCGAGCGCGCGGCCGCGACGGAGCCGGCGGGTCCGGCGAGC
- the thiE gene encoding thiamine phosphate synthase, translated as MNTNEWQTYLVTAASRSAGRTTPEVVAAAIDGGIDAVQLRDKGTSARERYETGLRLRELTAEAGVPLIVNDRVDLAAAVDADGVHLGQSDLPVSVARERLGGEAVVGVSASTVDEAREAEAAGADYLGVGAVYGTDSKDVPDEQNGIGTGRVAAVADAVEIPVIGIGGIDASNAGPVVDAGATGVAALSAITAAVDPTEATAALGEAVADV; from the coding sequence GTGAATACCAACGAGTGGCAGACATACCTCGTCACGGCGGCGAGCCGGTCCGCGGGGCGGACGACTCCCGAGGTCGTCGCGGCCGCGATCGACGGCGGGATCGACGCCGTCCAGCTCCGGGATAAGGGGACCTCCGCGCGGGAGCGGTACGAGACCGGGCTCCGGCTCCGCGAACTGACGGCCGAGGCCGGCGTGCCGCTGATCGTCAACGACCGGGTCGACCTCGCGGCCGCGGTCGACGCCGACGGCGTCCACCTCGGCCAGTCGGACCTCCCGGTCTCCGTCGCCCGCGAGCGACTGGGCGGGGAGGCGGTCGTCGGCGTCTCCGCGTCGACGGTCGACGAGGCGCGCGAGGCCGAGGCGGCGGGCGCGGACTACCTCGGCGTCGGAGCCGTCTACGGGACGGACTCGAAGGACGTGCCCGACGAGCAGAACGGGATCGGCACCGGGCGGGTCGCCGCCGTCGCCGACGCGGTCGAGATTCCGGTGATCGGGATCGGCGGCATCGACGCGAGCAACGCGGGACCAGTCGTCGACGCGGGCGCGACCGGCGTGGCGGCGCTGTCGGCGATCACGGCCGCGGTGGACCCGACGGAAGCGACCGCGGCGCTCGGGGAGGCGGTCGCGGATGTCTGA
- a CDS encoding MATE family efflux transporter, whose protein sequence is MLSRLRRGVARVAEAVAGALHRAGVIDRSRLDETMGLAWPRIVTGFAIMSKNTVDLAVIGHAVGVSAVAGLGYAFAFWQLAKFVSIGLAGGTVSLVSQNYGGDERGRAGLVVKQSLIVAGLLVAPIVAGYVLGAERLIALVGGEEAALSAGTTYLVVTAPALAFEFFNMIASRTYAGVGDTRTPMVARAGGALLNVVLTGWLVLGAGLGVFGAGLGTALSIAAVGLVLAWGMTGRSYFGRGASPVPVGRSGPWLDVGLSRQLLRVSAPLIARRVAEGVVVFPLLWIASSFGEAIVAALEVGRRVRALLGSFSWGFSIAASTLVGQRLGSGEESLATAYGRDVIALSAVVYVLASAAVIAAAGPIAGVFVDDPAAVSATAAFVIAAAVSAVPLGIDGSITGSLRGAGDTRWPFVASMIGLYAVALPAALVGLATPLGVGGLYVALVTEKLVPAGLNGYRFRSNRWQAVSRQYRPGAGDAEEEV, encoded by the coding sequence ATGCTATCCCGACTCCGACGCGGCGTCGCCCGCGTCGCCGAGGCGGTCGCGGGCGCGCTCCACCGCGCCGGCGTCATCGACCGGTCGCGTCTCGACGAGACGATGGGGCTGGCGTGGCCCCGGATCGTCACCGGGTTCGCGATCATGTCGAAAAACACCGTGGACCTCGCGGTGATCGGCCACGCGGTGGGGGTCTCCGCGGTCGCCGGACTCGGGTACGCGTTCGCGTTCTGGCAGCTCGCGAAGTTCGTCTCCATCGGCCTCGCCGGCGGCACCGTCTCGCTCGTCTCGCAGAACTACGGCGGCGACGAGCGCGGCCGCGCGGGGCTGGTGGTCAAGCAGTCGCTGATCGTGGCCGGGCTGCTCGTCGCGCCGATCGTCGCCGGGTACGTCCTCGGGGCGGAGCGGCTGATCGCCCTCGTGGGCGGGGAGGAGGCGGCGCTGTCGGCGGGGACGACCTACCTCGTCGTCACGGCCCCCGCGCTCGCCTTCGAGTTCTTCAACATGATCGCGAGCCGGACGTACGCCGGCGTCGGCGACACCCGAACGCCGATGGTCGCCCGCGCCGGCGGCGCGCTGTTGAACGTCGTCCTCACCGGCTGGCTCGTCCTCGGGGCCGGGCTGGGCGTGTTCGGTGCCGGGCTCGGCACCGCGCTCTCCATCGCCGCCGTCGGGCTCGTCCTCGCGTGGGGGATGACCGGGCGCTCGTACTTCGGCCGCGGCGCGTCGCCGGTCCCGGTCGGACGCTCCGGGCCGTGGCTCGACGTCGGCCTCTCGCGGCAGCTCCTCCGGGTGTCCGCACCCCTGATCGCCCGGCGCGTCGCGGAGGGGGTCGTCGTCTTCCCGCTCCTGTGGATCGCCTCGTCGTTCGGCGAGGCGATCGTCGCCGCCTTGGAGGTCGGCCGCCGGGTGCGAGCCCTGCTCGGCAGCTTCAGCTGGGGATTTTCGATCGCCGCGAGCACGCTCGTCGGCCAGCGGCTCGGCTCCGGCGAGGAGTCGCTCGCGACCGCCTACGGCCGCGACGTGATCGCCTTATCGGCGGTCGTCTACGTCCTCGCGTCGGCCGCGGTGATCGCCGCCGCCGGCCCGATCGCCGGGGTCTTCGTCGACGACCCGGCCGCGGTGAGCGCCACCGCGGCGTTCGTCATCGCGGCCGCGGTGTCGGCGGTCCCGCTCGGGATCGACGGCTCGATCACCGGCTCGCTCCGGGGCGCGGGCGACACGCGCTGGCCGTTCGTCGCCTCCATGATCGGGCTGTACGCCGTCGCGCTCCCGGCCGCGCTGGTCGGGCTCGCGACGCCGCTCGGCGTCGGCGGCCTCTACGTCGCGCTGGTGACCGAGAAGCTCGTCCCCGCCGGACTGAACGGCTACCGGTTCCGGTCGAACCGCTGGCAGGCCGTCAGCCGGCAGTACAGACCGGGCGCGGGCGACGCCGAGGAAGAGGTCTAG
- a CDS encoding mechanosensitive ion channel family protein, with the protein MYLLQVDAITNAVDVAAIATTALRFVAGFVAVLLLGKYVLIPGLRRIVRSRGFDEAVLSLGTNVLNAVVWVAAIAIGFAVAGYGAFLSAFAVFGGAIALAVGFAAQDLLGNFVAGVFILKDKPFEVGDWIEWDGNSGRVEEIDLRVSRVRTFDNELVTVPNGDLANNVVTNPVAYDTLRQKFVFGIGYDDDIGEATDIIVEKAEEHEEILDDPGVSVRVTELGDSAVGLQSRWWIDDPDRGDFVRVRSEYVTAVKEAFDDAGIDMPYVHRQLTGSVEVLESVADDE; encoded by the coding sequence ATGTATCTCTTACAGGTCGACGCGATCACGAACGCGGTCGACGTGGCGGCGATCGCGACGACGGCGCTCAGGTTCGTCGCCGGCTTCGTGGCCGTGCTGCTGCTCGGCAAGTACGTACTGATTCCGGGGCTCCGGCGGATCGTCAGGTCGCGCGGGTTCGACGAGGCGGTGTTGAGCCTCGGGACGAACGTGCTCAACGCCGTCGTCTGGGTGGCCGCGATCGCGATCGGGTTCGCCGTGGCCGGCTACGGCGCGTTCCTCTCGGCGTTCGCCGTCTTCGGCGGCGCTATCGCGCTCGCGGTCGGCTTCGCCGCGCAGGACCTCCTCGGCAACTTCGTCGCCGGCGTGTTCATCCTGAAGGACAAGCCGTTCGAGGTCGGCGACTGGATCGAGTGGGACGGTAACTCCGGTCGCGTCGAGGAGATCGACCTGCGCGTCTCCCGCGTCCGGACGTTCGACAACGAGCTGGTCACCGTGCCGAACGGCGACCTCGCGAACAACGTGGTGACGAACCCCGTCGCGTACGACACGCTTCGCCAGAAGTTCGTCTTCGGGATCGGCTACGACGACGACATCGGCGAGGCGACCGACATCATCGTCGAGAAGGCCGAGGAACACGAGGAGATCCTCGACGACCCGGGCGTGTCCGTCCGCGTCACCGAACTCGGTGACTCCGCGGTCGGGCTCCAGTCGCGCTGGTGGATCGACGACCCCGACCGCGGCGACTTCGTCCGGGTGCGCTCCGAGTACGTCACCGCGGTGAAGGAGGCGTTCGACGACGCCGGCATCGACATGCCGTACGTCCACCGGCAGCTCACCGGGAGCGTCGAGGTCCTCGAATCGGTCGCGGACGACGAGTGA
- the cofG gene encoding 7,8-didemethyl-8-hydroxy-5-deazariboflavin synthase subunit CofG: MFAGADEYGVDIAVAEPEVERLLSVGPADVDTADRLTFARNVFVPLTTACRYTCTYCTYYDVPGEASLLSPEEVRERCRVGADAGCTEALFTFGDDPDERYTAIHETLAEWGFDSVHDYLYRACEIALEEGLLPHSNPGDLTESQFAALREVNASMGVMLETTADVDAHSGGRRKTPGQRLNTIRAAGRQGVPFTTGVLVGIGEDWRDRAESLLAIRDLHERHGHVQEVIVQNVVPNERSDFPKPDLATMRRVVAMARAALPPEVSVQVPPNLSPAAELFDCGIDDLGGVSPVTDDYINPAYEWPDLRELEAVADAGGVPLRERLPTYARYLHDEIRPPDVDPAPDPEDRKSWIPAAVRERIAADDVHGRRLRAVARGDGPLAVRSD; the protein is encoded by the coding sequence GTGTTCGCCGGGGCCGACGAGTACGGGGTCGACATCGCGGTCGCCGAGCCGGAGGTCGAGCGACTGCTCTCGGTCGGCCCGGCCGACGTCGACACCGCCGATCGGCTCACGTTCGCGCGCAACGTCTTCGTCCCGCTGACCACGGCGTGTCGCTACACCTGTACGTACTGTACCTACTACGACGTGCCGGGCGAGGCGTCGCTGCTGTCGCCCGAGGAGGTGCGCGAGCGGTGTCGGGTCGGGGCCGACGCGGGCTGTACGGAGGCGCTTTTCACCTTCGGCGACGACCCCGACGAGCGGTACACCGCGATCCACGAGACGCTCGCCGAGTGGGGGTTCGACTCGGTCCACGACTACCTCTACCGGGCCTGCGAAATTGCCTTGGAGGAGGGGCTGCTCCCGCACTCGAACCCGGGCGATCTGACGGAGTCGCAGTTCGCGGCCCTCCGCGAGGTGAACGCGTCGATGGGCGTCATGCTGGAGACGACGGCCGACGTGGACGCGCACTCGGGCGGCCGTCGGAAGACGCCCGGCCAGCGGCTCAACACGATCCGGGCGGCGGGCCGGCAGGGCGTCCCGTTCACCACCGGAGTCCTCGTCGGGATCGGCGAGGACTGGCGCGACCGCGCCGAGAGCCTGCTCGCGATCCGGGACCTCCACGAGCGACACGGCCACGTTCAGGAGGTGATCGTCCAGAACGTCGTCCCGAACGAGCGCTCCGACTTCCCGAAGCCCGACCTCGCGACGATGCGCCGAGTCGTGGCGATGGCGCGCGCCGCGCTCCCGCCCGAGGTGTCCGTTCAGGTGCCGCCGAACCTCTCGCCGGCGGCGGAGCTGTTCGACTGCGGCATCGACGACCTCGGCGGGGTCTCGCCGGTGACGGACGACTACATCAACCCCGCCTACGAGTGGCCGGACCTCCGCGAACTCGAAGCCGTGGCGGACGCCGGCGGCGTGCCGCTCCGCGAGCGGCTCCCGACGTACGCCCGGTACCTCCACGACGAGATCCGACCCCCGGACGTTGACCCCGCTCCCGACCCCGAAGACCGGAAGTCGTGGATCCCCGCGGCGGTCCGCGAGCGGATCGCCGCGGACGACGTCCACGGACGGCGGCTCCGCGCGGTCGCCCGCGGCGACGGCCCGCTCGCGGTTCGGAGCGACTGA
- the cofC gene encoding 2-phospho-L-lactate guanylyltransferase, with amino-acid sequence MEVIVPFSTDRPKSRLSDVLSPDERHAFARAMLEDVLDAVVAAGGDPRVLATDAVDVDRPVTVDDRPLTDAVNAALDARLGGEDGTESSGGPVAVVMADLALATPETIDRLFEAGRDADVAVAPGRGGGTNAFVASHPEFRVDYHGASYLDHREIAAEVGAAFVAVDSHRLATDVDEPDDLAEVLIHGEGRAATWLREAGVALDASGGRVTVARE; translated from the coding sequence ATGGAGGTCATCGTCCCCTTTTCGACCGACCGGCCGAAGTCGCGACTCTCAGACGTGCTCTCGCCCGATGAGCGACACGCGTTCGCGCGGGCGATGCTGGAGGACGTGCTAGACGCCGTCGTCGCCGCCGGCGGCGACCCGCGGGTCCTCGCGACCGACGCGGTCGACGTCGATCGTCCGGTCACCGTCGACGACCGCCCGCTGACCGACGCGGTGAACGCGGCGCTCGACGCGCGGTTGGGCGGAGAAGACGGAACCGAGTCGTCAGGGGGACCCGTCGCCGTCGTGATGGCGGACCTCGCCTTGGCGACCCCGGAAACGATCGACCGCCTCTTCGAGGCCGGTCGCGACGCGGATGTCGCGGTCGCCCCAGGGCGCGGCGGCGGCACGAACGCGTTCGTCGCCTCACACCCGGAGTTCCGGGTGGACTACCACGGCGCGTCGTACCTCGACCACCGCGAGATCGCGGCCGAGGTCGGCGCGGCATTCGTCGCGGTCGACTCCCACCGGCTCGCGACCGACGTCGACGAGCCGGACGACCTCGCGGAGGTGCTGATCCACGGCGAGGGACGGGCGGCGACGTGGCTCCGCGAGGCCGGCGTCGCGCTCGACGCGTCCGGCGGTCGGGTGACGGTCGCCCGAGAGTAA
- a CDS encoding tubulin/FtsZ family protein yields the protein MKLAMIGFGQAGGKVVDKFLEYDKRTGSEIVRAAAAVNTAKADLMGLEHIAEDQRVLIGQSRVKGHGVGADNELGAEIAEEDIDEVQGAIDSIPVHEVDAFLVVAGLGGGTGSGGAPVLAKHLKRIYTEPVYGLGILPGSDEGGIYTLNAARSFQTFVREVDNLMVFDNDAWRKTGESVQGGYEEINEEIVRRFGILFGAGEIQQGQEVAESVVDSSEIINTLSGGGVSTVGYAEEEVEERSSGGLLSRLRDDGNDEELDSAHTTNRITSLVRKAALGRLTLPCEIEGAERALLVLAGPPEYLNRKGIERGRKWLEEQTGSMEVRGGDYPYRGAGFVATVILLAGVTNVPRIKELQQVAIEAQDNLDEIREESDENLDELVSDDSDELESLF from the coding sequence ATGAAACTCGCAATGATCGGATTCGGACAGGCGGGGGGCAAAGTTGTCGACAAGTTCTTGGAGTACGACAAGCGGACCGGCTCCGAGATAGTTCGGGCCGCGGCGGCCGTCAACACGGCGAAGGCGGACCTCATGGGGCTGGAACACATCGCCGAGGACCAGCGCGTCCTCATCGGCCAGTCCCGGGTGAAGGGCCACGGCGTGGGCGCGGACAACGAACTGGGCGCGGAGATCGCGGAGGAGGACATCGACGAGGTCCAGGGCGCGATCGACTCGATCCCCGTCCACGAGGTCGACGCGTTCCTCGTCGTCGCCGGGCTCGGCGGCGGGACCGGCTCCGGCGGCGCGCCGGTGCTGGCGAAACACCTCAAGCGGATCTACACCGAACCGGTGTACGGGCTGGGCATCCTGCCGGGCAGCGACGAGGGGGGTATCTACACCCTCAACGCGGCCCGCTCGTTCCAGACGTTCGTCCGCGAGGTGGACAACCTGATGGTGTTCGACAACGACGCCTGGCGGAAGACGGGCGAGTCCGTTCAGGGCGGCTACGAGGAGATCAACGAGGAGATCGTCCGGCGGTTCGGCATCCTGTTCGGCGCGGGCGAGATCCAGCAGGGTCAGGAGGTCGCCGAGAGCGTCGTCGACTCCTCGGAGATCATCAACACCCTCTCCGGCGGCGGCGTCTCCACGGTCGGCTACGCCGAGGAGGAGGTCGAGGAGCGCTCCTCGGGCGGGCTGCTCTCGCGGCTCCGCGACGACGGCAACGACGAGGAGCTGGACAGCGCCCACACCACGAACCGGATCACCAGCCTCGTGCGCAAGGCGGCGCTGGGGCGGCTCACGCTCCCCTGTGAGATCGAGGGCGCGGAGCGCGCGCTGCTCGTGCTCGCCGGCCCGCCGGAGTACCTCAACCGGAAGGGTATCGAGCGCGGCCGCAAGTGGCTCGAAGAGCAGACCGGCTCGATGGAGGTCCGCGGCGGGGACTACCCGTACCGCGGCGCTGGCTTCGTCGCGACCGTCATCCTGCTCGCGGGCGTCACGAACGTCCCGCGGATCAAGGAGCTCCAGCAGGTCGCCATCGAGGCGCAGGACAACTTAGACGAGATCCGCGAGGAGAGCGACGAGAACCTCGACGAGCTCGTCAGCGACGACAGCGACGAGCTGGAATCCCTGTTCTAA
- a CDS encoding complex I NDUFA9 subunit family protein has translation MKVLVAGGTGFIGSYLCRALAEDGHAVTALSRSPEETPEGVTGVSGDVTDYDSIESAVDGHGAVVNLVALSPLFEPEGGNRMHDRIHRGGTENLVRAAADGGVERFVQLSALGADPNGDTAYIRSKGAAEGIVRESDLDWTIFRPSVVFGEGGEFVSFTKRLKGMFAPGVPLYPLPGGGKTRFQPIHVEDLVPMIAAAVADEEHAGETYEIGGPEVLTLRQVTDLVYEAEKKGITILPLPMPLAKIGLSVLGAVPGFPMGPDQYRSLKFDNTTADNDVAAFGVDAAELTTLGEHLGIR, from the coding sequence ATGAAAGTGTTGGTAGCCGGCGGGACCGGATTTATCGGATCGTATCTCTGTCGCGCGCTCGCCGAGGACGGCCACGCGGTGACCGCGCTCTCCCGCTCGCCCGAAGAGACGCCGGAGGGAGTGACGGGCGTCAGCGGGGACGTGACCGACTACGACTCCATCGAGTCGGCCGTCGACGGCCACGGCGCGGTCGTGAACCTGGTCGCGCTCTCGCCGCTGTTCGAACCGGAGGGCGGCAACCGCATGCACGACCGGATCCACCGCGGCGGGACCGAGAACCTCGTCCGCGCGGCCGCGGACGGCGGCGTCGAGCGGTTCGTCCAGCTGAGCGCGCTCGGCGCGGACCCGAACGGCGACACCGCCTACATCCGCTCGAAGGGCGCGGCGGAGGGGATCGTCCGCGAGAGCGACCTCGACTGGACGATCTTCCGTCCGTCGGTCGTCTTCGGCGAGGGCGGCGAGTTCGTCTCGTTCACCAAGCGGTTGAAGGGGATGTTCGCGCCGGGCGTCCCGCTGTACCCGCTCCCCGGCGGCGGCAAGACCCGGTTCCAGCCAATTCACGTCGAGGATCTGGTGCCGATGATCGCGGCCGCGGTGGCCGACGAGGAACACGCCGGCGAAACCTACGAGATCGGCGGCCCGGAGGTACTCACGCTCCGGCAGGTGACGGATCTGGTCTACGAGGCCGAAAAGAAGGGGATCACCATCCTCCCGCTGCCCATGCCGCTCGCGAAGATCGGTCTCTCCGTGCTGGGCGCGGTCCCCGGCTTCCCGATGGGACCGGACCAGTACCGGTCGCTAAAGTTCGACAACACGACCGCCGACAACGACGTCGCGGCGTTCGGCGTCGACGCGGCCGAACTGACGACGCTCGGTGAGCACTTGGGGATCCGATGA
- a CDS encoding universal stress protein yields the protein MLDRICVPTDGSDAAAAALDHVLAVAADHGATVHLLHVADTTRDSVTRIGGDVVDVLEREGESIVTDAAARAADRGVDAETAVRQGGVPETVAAYAAEVDADLVAVSTRGRQGVERLVGSTTERVVRQSSVPVLALRPDDDETTYPYEDVVVPTDGSPAATAALDRAIPIAERAGATIHVLSVVATGGIGVGDYVDADVLSEYADDEVAAGVERVEAAGVAAVGSVEVAPSAPRGIRAYVEDHGVDLVAMGTHGRTGVSRYLLGSVAERTLRTAAVPVLTVPTPETDEE from the coding sequence ATGCTCGACCGGATCTGCGTCCCCACCGACGGCAGCGACGCGGCCGCGGCGGCCCTCGACCACGTCCTCGCCGTCGCCGCCGACCACGGCGCGACGGTCCACCTCCTCCACGTGGCGGACACGACCCGCGACAGCGTGACGCGGATCGGCGGCGACGTGGTGGACGTGCTCGAACGCGAGGGCGAGTCGATCGTCACGGACGCGGCCGCCCGCGCCGCCGACCGCGGCGTCGACGCGGAGACGGCGGTCCGGCAGGGCGGCGTTCCGGAGACGGTCGCCGCGTACGCCGCGGAGGTCGACGCCGACCTCGTCGCCGTGTCGACGCGCGGCCGCCAGGGCGTCGAGCGCCTCGTCGGTAGCACGACCGAGCGCGTCGTCCGGCAGTCCTCGGTGCCGGTGTTGGCCCTCCGCCCGGACGACGATGAGACAACGTACCCGTACGAGGACGTGGTGGTCCCGACCGACGGCAGCCCGGCGGCGACCGCCGCGCTCGACCGGGCGATCCCGATCGCGGAGCGTGCGGGCGCGACGATCCACGTCCTCTCGGTCGTCGCCACGGGCGGGATCGGCGTCGGCGACTACGTCGACGCGGACGTCCTCTCCGAGTACGCCGACGACGAGGTCGCCGCGGGCGTCGAGCGGGTCGAGGCGGCCGGCGTCGCGGCGGTCGGCTCCGTCGAGGTCGCCCCCTCGGCCCCGCGCGGGATCCGCGCGTACGTCGAGGACCACGGCGTCGACCTCGTGGCGATGGGGACCCACGGCCGGACCGGCGTGAGCCGGTACCTACTGGGGAGCGTCGCCGAGCGCACCTTACGGACTGCCGCCGTCCCGGTGTTGACGGTCCCGACGCCCGAGACCGACGAGGAGTGA
- a CDS encoding hemolysin family protein yields the protein MVAIAVSLSRVAAALVLVVLNGFFVASEFAFVRIRATSVEEMVEDGKAGAETLQEVMTNLDDYLAATQLGITLASLGLGWIGEPAVAALLEPVLGPLLPENLVHLVAFAVGFSFITFLHVVFGELAPKTIAIAQAERISLLLAPPMRVSYLIFAPGIAVFNGTANAFTSLIGVPPASESDETLEEREIRRVLARAGDAGHVDESEVAMIEGVFELDDTAARELMVPRPDVVSLSADASLAAVRATVLDAGHTRYPVVARDDADRVVGFVDVKDVLRATEEGDDDATASDLAREILVVPETTSASDLLVQFRDERRQMAAVIDEWGAFEGIATVEDVAEALVGDLRDEFDTPERNHTIRRTAERTHEADGSVPLTAVNDALGTDLDGDGYETLGGFVLDRIGRSPEVGDVAETDAFAFEVTAVDGARISTVRVTRREGADAADDGTHPDDGPADATE from the coding sequence ATGGTAGCGATCGCCGTCTCGCTGTCGCGCGTGGCGGCCGCGCTGGTGTTAGTCGTCCTCAACGGCTTCTTCGTCGCCTCCGAGTTCGCGTTCGTCCGGATCCGTGCCACCTCGGTCGAGGAGATGGTTGAGGACGGGAAGGCGGGCGCGGAGACGCTCCAAGAGGTGATGACCAACCTCGACGACTACCTCGCGGCGACGCAGCTCGGGATCACGCTCGCGTCGCTCGGACTGGGGTGGATCGGCGAGCCCGCGGTCGCGGCGCTGCTCGAACCGGTCCTCGGGCCGCTGCTCCCCGAGAATCTCGTCCATCTCGTCGCGTTCGCGGTCGGCTTCTCGTTCATCACGTTCCTCCACGTCGTCTTCGGCGAGCTCGCGCCGAAGACCATCGCCATCGCGCAGGCGGAGCGGATCTCGCTGTTGCTCGCGCCGCCGATGCGGGTCTCGTACCTGATCTTCGCGCCCGGCATCGCGGTGTTCAACGGGACCGCGAACGCCTTCACGAGCCTGATCGGCGTCCCGCCGGCCTCCGAGAGCGACGAGACGCTCGAAGAGCGCGAGATCCGCCGCGTGCTGGCCCGCGCCGGCGATGCGGGTCACGTCGACGAGTCCGAGGTCGCGATGATCGAGGGGGTCTTCGAGCTCGACGACACCGCGGCCCGCGAGCTGATGGTCCCCCGGCCCGACGTGGTCTCGCTGTCCGCGGACGCGTCGCTGGCGGCGGTCCGCGCGACGGTCCTCGACGCCGGCCACACCCGCTACCCGGTCGTCGCCCGCGACGACGCCGACCGCGTCGTCGGCTTCGTGGACGTGAAAGACGTGCTGCGCGCGACCGAGGAGGGCGACGACGACGCCACCGCGAGCGACCTCGCCCGGGAGATACTCGTCGTCCCGGAGACGACGAGCGCGAGCGATCTCCTCGTCCAGTTCCGCGACGAGCGCCGACAGATGGCGGCAGTCATCGACGAGTGGGGCGCGTTCGAAGGGATCGCGACCGTCGAGGACGTCGCCGAGGCGCTCGTCGGCGACCTCCGCGACGAGTTCGACACTCCCGAGCGCAACCACACCATCCGCCGGACCGCCGAGCGCACCCACGAGGCCGACGGCTCCGTCCCGCTCACCGCCGTCAACGACGCGCTCGGCACCGATCTCGACGGCGACGGCTACGAGACGCTCGGCGGGTTCGTCCTCGACAGGATCGGTCGCTCGCCGGAGGTCGGCGACGTCGCCGAGACGGACGCGTTCGCCTTCGAGGTCACCGCGGTCGACGGCGCGCGCATCTCGACGGTGCGCGTCACGCGGCGCGAGGGGGCCGACGCGGCCGACGACGGCACGCACCCGGACGACGGCCCCGCCGACGCGACCGAGTAA
- the tmk gene encoding dTMP kinase, producing the protein MLITLEGLDGSGKTTVWEALHDVYPDATFTCEPTDSWYGDAVAQSMADVDADPLAELFLYTADHANHLSETIRPALADGDLVISDRYSDSRFAYQGAALARADVGIQRPMEYVQGVHAAFSREPDATVYLDLDPETAAERAGRTDKFERDGYLAAVGENYERLLEADPGRFHRVDATRPPEDVIARVESIVADLLER; encoded by the coding sequence ATGCTGATCACGCTGGAGGGGCTCGACGGCAGCGGCAAGACGACGGTCTGGGAGGCGCTCCACGACGTGTACCCCGACGCGACGTTCACCTGCGAACCGACGGACAGCTGGTACGGCGACGCGGTGGCGCAGTCGATGGCGGACGTCGACGCCGACCCGCTCGCGGAGCTGTTCTTGTACACCGCCGACCACGCCAACCACCTCTCCGAGACGATACGCCCGGCGCTCGCCGACGGGGATCTAGTGATCTCCGACCGCTACTCGGACTCGCGGTTCGCCTACCAGGGGGCGGCGCTCGCGCGCGCCGACGTCGGCATCCAGCGACCGATGGAGTACGTTCAGGGCGTCCACGCGGCGTTCTCGCGCGAGCCGGACGCGACGGTTTACCTCGATCTCGACCCGGAGACCGCGGCCGAGCGCGCCGGCCGGACGGACAAGTTCGAGCGGGACGGCTACCTCGCGGCCGTCGGCGAGAACTACGAGCGCCTGCTGGAGGCCGACCCCGGGCGGTTCCACCGCGTCGACGCGACGCGACCGCCGGAGGACGTCATCGCGCGGGTGGAGTCGATCGTCGCCGACCTTCTTGAGCGCTGA